A genomic segment from Pleurodeles waltl isolate 20211129_DDA chromosome 9, aPleWal1.hap1.20221129, whole genome shotgun sequence encodes:
- the LOC138258617 gene encoding E3 ubiquitin/ISG15 ligase TRIM25-like: MATSQRMSCADLGGELNCSICLTVYQDPVMLSCGHNFCKSCIRNTWDHEEPSNLFRCPDCSKTYHKRPHLRRNWKLCNMVNFYRYTRVKKETDPALSCTYCLGFQSQAMKLCLQCEMLLCEKHLRKHNERAAHVLADPATPLESRRCTAHGELLSYYCADENDYLCVSCCLLGQHRNHTIRLLSEASDKKKSMMRATIQKLSVWREDTKQRIDQLLVSARDFSKEMTCLKANASALFSDIRRQLTIREQQVLEKIDAEEARTVLQMTTDIQELENDQAVFTEKILQLMELSTVQDPLALLQQFNAYDMKDNGGSSFKDGDFSNISSEDKIQFNDAEDCNQENSPQHDQNLVKKLCLVTLQTTLNNCLEMLPQLKSNRGFNIQGTTDLVLDVSTAAAKTGLAVSSDLKTASHSTVKREFIVTRQQFTEHPQVLSCKIFSHFGQYYWEVETSDTGQWAVGVAYPSIKRSGKGSALGWNAESWCLQWNNGCLTALHDSQCWAVKRACPSLLGIHLNCDAGELSFYSISDSVVHMYTFTDDFTDVLHPAFFVDKGAWIKIKSLPS; encoded by the coding sequence ATGGCCACTTCTCAAAGAATGTCCTGTGCAGATCTTGGAGGGGAACTGAACTGCTCCATTTGTCTCACAGTTTACCAGGATCCAGTGATGTTAAGTTGTGGACACAACTTTTGCAAGAGCTGCATCCGGAACACCTGGGATCATGAAGAACCGTCTAACTTGTTTCGCTGCCCCGATTGCAGCAAAACCTACCACAAACGGCCTCACCTGAGGAGGAACTGGAAGCTGTGCAACATGGTGAACTTTTACCGCTATACACGAGTCAAGAAAGAGACGGATCCTGCACTTTCTTGCACTTACTGCCTTGGCTTCCAGTCGCAGGCTATGAAGCTATGCCTGCAGTGTGAAATGCTTCTTTGTGAAAAGCACTTGAGGAAACACAATGAAAGAGCTGCTCACGTCCTTGCTGATCCTGCCACCCCTCTTGAAAGCAGGCGATGCACTGCCCACGGGGAGCTCCTGAGTTATTATTGTGCTGATGAAAATGACTACCTCTGCGTGTCTTGCTGCCTACTGGGACAGCACAGAAATCATACGATCCGCCTGTTGTCTGAAGCTTCTGATAAGAAGAAATCTATGATGAGGGCAACCATCCAGAAACTGAGTGTGTGGAGAGAAGACACCAAACAACGTATTGACCAGCTCCTCGTAAGCGCAAGGGACTTCAGCAAAGAAATGACTTGTCTGAAAGCCAACGCCTCTGCTCTTTTCTCAGACATCCGCAGGCAGCTGACAATCCGGGAGCAGCAAGTACTAGAGAAGATTGATGCAGAGGAGGCCAGAACTGTGCTCCAGATGACCACTGATATCCAGGAGTTGGAGAATGACCAAGCTGTGTTTACAGAGAAAATTCTGCAGCTTATGGAACTCAGCACTGTCCAGGATCCTCTGGCTTTGCTGCAGCAATTCAATGCTTATGATATGAAAGACAATGGGGGGAGCAGCTTTAAAGATGGTGATTTCTCTAACATAAGCAGTGAAGACAAAATACAATTTAATGATGCTGAGGATTGCAACCAGGAAAATTCACCACAGCATGATCAGAATTTGGTTAAGAAGTTGTGTCTGGTTACCTTGCAAACTACACTAAATAATTGTTTGGAAATGCTACCTCAATTGAAGTCCAATAGAGGTTTTAATATCCAGGGCACTACTGACCTGGTCCTGGATGTGTCTACGGCTGCTGCGAAGACTGGCTTGGCTGTGTCTAGTGATCTGAAAACTGCCTCACACTCCACAGTAAAACGTGAGTTTATAGTCACCCGTCAGCAGTTTACTGAACACCCTCAGGTTTTAAGCTGCAAGATCTTTTCTCACTTTGGCCAATACTACTGGGAAGTTGAAACCAGTGACACAGGCCAGTGGGCTGTCGGAGTGGCCTATCCCAGCATTAAGCGTTCAGGAAAAGGCTCTGCACTCGGATGGAATGCGGAGTCCTGGTGCCTGCAATGGAATAATGGATGTTTGACTGCGTTGCATGATTCTCAGTGCTGGGCAGTAAAGAGAGCATGTCCTAGCCTACTGGGCATTCACCTGAATTGTGATGCTGGTGAGTTGTCCTTTTACAGCATTTCTGATTCAGTTGTACACATGTACACCTTCACTGATGACTTCACTGATGTTCTCCACCCAGCTTTCTTTGTGGACAAGGGGGCATGGATTAAAATTAAGAGCTTGCCATCTTGA